In one window of Tursiops truncatus isolate mTurTru1 chromosome 5, mTurTru1.mat.Y, whole genome shotgun sequence DNA:
- the TLR10 gene encoding toll-like receptor 10 — protein MKQIRSIYVFCSIVTSVHSGASKLPEETELTTNCSNASLRKVPEDLTPTTTVLDLSYNLLFQLQRSDFHSLSKLKVLILCHNRIQELDIKTFEFNKELSYLDVSYNRLKSVTWFSLAGLRHLDLSFNDFDTVPTCEETGNMSHLEILGLSGAKIQKSDFQKIAHLHLNTVFLGLRTLSHYEEGSLPILNTTKLHIVLPMNTNFWVLLRDGMKTSKILEITNIDGKSQFASYETQQNLILENAKTSILLLNKVDLLWDDLLLIFQFVWHTSVEYFQIQHVTFGGKVYLDHNSFDYSNTVMRTIKLENVHFRIFNIPQERVYLLFTKMDIENLTISDAQMPHMLFPIYPTRFQYLNFANNILTDDVFKTSIQLPHLKTLILKDNKLETLSLVSCFAGNTSLRHLDLSENLLQHENDENCLWPETLITMNLSSNKFADSVFRCLPRNIQILDLNNNKIQTVPKDIIHLTSLRELNLAFNFLTDLPGCSHFRRLSVLNVEMNLILSPSLEFFQSCQEVKTLNVGRNPFRCTCELRDFIQLEKYSEGMMVGWSDSYICEYPLNLKGTQLKDVRLPEISCNAALLIVTIVVIMLVLGTAVAFCCLHFDLPWYLRMLGQWTQTWHRVRKTSQEQLKRNIQFHVFISYSEHDSAWVKYELIPNIEKEDSSVLICLHEGNSDPGKSITEDTINCIEKSYKCIFVLSPNFVQTEWCHYERYFAHHNLFRESSDYIMLILLEPIPLYCIPPRYPKLKTLMEKKAYLEWPKDRRKCGLFWANLRAAIRVNLLKTREMCELQTFTELNEESRGSAISLIRTDCL, from the coding sequence ATGAAACAGATCAGAAGCATTTACGTATTTTGCAGTATTGTTACGTCAGTGCATAGTGGGGCTTCAAAGCTGCCAGAAGAAACAGAATTGACCACCAACTGCTCAAACGCGTCTTTAAGAAAGGTTCCTGAAGACTTGACCCCAACCACAACCGTACTGGATTTGTCCTACAACCTCCTTTTTCAACTCCAGCGTTCAGATTTTCATTCCCTCTCTAAACTGAAAGTTTTGATTCTATGCCATAACAGAATCCAAGAGCTGGATATCAAGACCTTTGAATTCAACAAGGAGTTAAGCTATTTAGATGTGTCTTACAACAGACTGAAGAGTGTAACTTGGTTCTCGCTGGCAGGTCTCAGACATTTAGATCTGTCCTTCAATGACTTTGACACTGTGCCTACCTGCGAGGAGACTGGCAACATGTCACACCTGGAAATCCTAGGTTTGAGTGgggcaaaaatacaaaaatcagatTTCCAGAAAATTGCTCACTTGCATCTAAATACTGTCTTCTTAGGATTGAGAACTCTTTCTCATTATGAAGAAGGTAGCCTGCCCATCTTAAACACAACAAAACTTCACATTGTTTTGCCAATGAACACAAATTTCTGGGTTCTTTTGCGTGATGGAATGAAGActtcaaaaatattagaaattacgAATATAGATGGCAAAAGCCAATTTGCAAGTTACGAAACTCAGCAAAATCTTATTTTAGAGAATGCCAAGACATCCATTCTGTTACTTAATAAAGTTGATTTACTCTGGGATGATCTTCTGCTTATCTTCCAATTTGTTTGGCATACGTCAGTAGAATACTTCCAGATTCAACATGTGACTTTCGGAGGTAAGGTTTATCTTGACCACAATTCATTTGACTACTCGAATACTGTAATGAGAACTATAAAATTGGAGAATGtacatttcagaatttttaatatcCCACAGGAGAGAGTCTACTTGCTTTTTACCAAAATGGATATAGAAAACCTGACGATATCAGATGCACAAATGCCTCACATGCTGTTCCCTATCTATCCTACAAGATTCCAATATTTAAATTTTGCTAACAATATCTTAACAGATGACGTGTTTAAAACATCTATCCAACTGCCTCATTTGAAAACTCTCATTTTGAAGGACAATAAATTGGAGACACTTTCCTTGGTGAGTTGCTTTGCTGGCAACACATCCTTGAGGCACTTAGATCTGAGCGAAAATCTGTTACAAcatgaaaatgatgaaaattgCTTGTGGCCAGAAACCTTGATCACCATGAACTTGTCGTCCAACAAATTTGCTGATTCTGTTTTCAGGTGCTTGCCCAGAAATATTCAAATACTTGACTTGAATAATAACAAAATTCAAACTGTCCCTAAAGACATTATTCACCTGACATCCTTGCGAGAGTTAAATCTTGCATTTAATTTTCTAACTGATCTTCCTGGGTGCAGTCATTTCAGAAGACTCTCTGTTCTGAACGTTGAAATGAACTTAATTCTCAGCCCATCTCTGGAGTTTTTCCAGAGCTGCCAGGAAGTTAAGACTCTAAATGTAGGAAGAAATCCATTCCGATGTACTTGTGAATTAAGAGATTTTATTCAGCTTGAAAAATACTCAGAGGGCATGATGGTTGGGTGGTCAGATTCATACATCTGTGAATACCCTTTGAATCTAAAGGGGACTCAGTTAAAGGATGTTCGTCTTCCTGAAATATCTTGCAACGCAGCTTTGTTGATTGTCACCATTGTGGTTATCATGCTAGTTCTGGGGACGGCTGTGGCCTTCTGCTGCCTCCACTTTGATCTGCCCTGGTATCTCAGGATGCTAGGTCAATGGACACAGACATGGCACAGGGTTAGGAAGACCAGCCAAGAACAGCTCAAGAGAAATATCCAAttccatgtgtttatttcatACAGTGAACATGATTCTGCCTGGGTGAAGTATGAATTGATTCCCAATATAGAGAAAGAAGATAGTTCTGTCCTGATTTGCCTTCATGAGGGAAACTCTGACCCTGGCAAGAGCATTACTGAAGATACCATAAACTGCATTGAGAAAAGTTACAAGTGCATCTTTGTTTTGTCTCCCAACTTTGTCCAGACGGAGTGGTGTCATTATGAACGCTACTTTGCCCACCACAATCTCTTCCGTGAAAGTTCTGATTACATAATGCTTATCCTACTGGAACCCATTCCGCTCTACTGTATTCCTCCCAGGTATCCTAAGCTGAAAACTCTCATGGAAAAGAAAGCATACTTGGAATGGCCCAAGGACAGGCGTAAGTGTGGCCTTTTTTGGGCAAACCTTCGAGCTGCTATTCgtgttaatttattaaaaaccAGAGAGATGTGTGAACTGCAGACATTCACAGAACTGAATGAAGAGTCTCGAGGTTCTGCAATCTCTCTGATAAGAACAGACTGCCTATAG